One genomic region from bacterium encodes:
- a CDS encoding DUF3782 domain-containing protein: MPISLIKEEETHILRVLPILLKKDEQFRGSLYAILSETFATKDDFTRVLEEIRLLREETNKRFEETNKRFEAIDRRFEELIKEMHYGFELQSKATRDLKITVDTIGARWGICAEKTLRNTLKELLLKNLKVTEVKELKIKDKDGYVFGYPEEVQIDLLIKDGEDYLVEISSSAGSSDVTILSRKAKLYERETNKKAKPVFVCVDMKDKGKDACKELGIQLITYEEIKE; the protein is encoded by the coding sequence ATGCCTATTTCATTGATAAAAGAGGAAGAAACTCACATCTTAAGGGTTTTGCCTATCTTGTTAAAGAAAGATGAGCAATTTAGGGGTTCTCTCTATGCCATCCTATCTGAAACCTTTGCCACAAAGGATGATTTTACAAGGGTTCTGGAAGAAATCAGGCTCTTAAGGGAAGAAACAAACAAAAGGTTTGAGGAGACAAACAAGAGATTTGAGGCAATTGACCGAAGGTTTGAGGAGCTTATAAAAGAAATGCACTATGGATTTGAACTTCAATCAAAAGCTACAAGGGATTTAAAAATAACCGTAGATACCATAGGAGCAAGATGGGGAATATGTGCTGAGAAAACCTTAAGGAATACCCTTAAAGAGCTATTGCTTAAAAACCTTAAGGTAACCGAGGTAAAGGAATTAAAGATTAAGGATAAAGATGGCTATGTTTTTGGCTATCCAGAGGAGGTTCAGATTGACCTTTTGATAAAGGATGGAGAGGATTATCTTGTTGAGATAAGCTCATCCGCAGGTTCTTCTGATGTAACCATACTTTCCCGCAAGGCAAAGCTGTATGAGAGAGAAACAAACAAAAAAGCAAAGCCAGTATTTGTCTGTGTAGATATGAAGGATAAAGGCAAAGATGCCTGTAAAGAATTAGGCATCCAGCTTATAACCTATGAGGAAATAAAGGAGTAA